Proteins from a genomic interval of Sulfurospirillum oryzae:
- a CDS encoding YgiQ family radical SAM protein, producing MFLPTTHEEMLDRGWKQLDVILITSDAYIDSPYMGVSVVGRVLEKAGYKVGIIGQPDITCKDDISRLGEPKLFWGVSGGSVDSLVSNYTATKRFRNSDDYTPGGINNKRPDRASLVYTNLIRQNFKNTVPIMLGGIEASLRRVTHYDFWSNKLRKPILFDAKADYLLYGMADKSIVEFADALKKGIEPLHVKGLCYISKEPKEEYLTLPSHDETLADKLKFMDMFDIFYHNNDPISAKGLCQKVDARYLIQNPPALYLTTEEMDEVSALPFMRDVHPYHKKDGAVKALETIKFSISTHQGCYGECSFCAISVHQGRTIRSRSEDSILKEAKHFTTYKDFKGIISDLGGPTANMYGYECSKKLSKGTCEDKSCMFPKLCKALKPTHKKQLDLLRKVRALPGIKKAFVASGIRYDLISDDKSYGYEYLKEIVEHHLSGQMKIAPEHIDDEILALMGKPGKESLVEFKALFDRLSRESGKKQFLTYYLIAAHPGCEEKHMHSLKQFASNVLKINPEQAQIFTPTPSTYATLMYYTGLHPITRKPLFVEKDMHKKERQKEIVVSKERKFYSGFDS from the coding sequence ATGTTTTTACCAACCACACACGAAGAGATGTTGGATCGAGGATGGAAACAACTTGATGTCATTCTCATCACCTCTGATGCCTATATAGACAGCCCTTACATGGGCGTTTCTGTCGTAGGGCGTGTATTGGAAAAAGCGGGCTATAAAGTAGGCATTATCGGGCAACCCGACATTACATGTAAAGATGATATTAGCCGTTTGGGTGAGCCAAAGCTCTTTTGGGGTGTCAGTGGCGGCAGTGTGGATTCGCTTGTGTCGAACTACACAGCTACAAAGAGATTTCGCAATTCTGATGATTATACCCCTGGTGGTATCAATAACAAACGACCTGATCGAGCGAGCCTTGTTTACACCAACCTTATCCGCCAAAACTTTAAAAACACGGTGCCTATTATGCTAGGCGGCATTGAAGCGAGTCTTAGACGTGTGACACATTATGATTTTTGGAGCAACAAACTTCGCAAACCCATTTTGTTCGACGCCAAGGCTGATTATCTCCTGTATGGCATGGCAGATAAGAGCATTGTTGAGTTTGCAGATGCCCTAAAAAAGGGGATTGAGCCTTTACATGTAAAAGGGTTATGCTACATTTCAAAAGAGCCAAAAGAGGAGTATTTAACGCTTCCAAGCCACGATGAAACGCTTGCGGATAAGCTCAAATTTATGGACATGTTCGACATCTTTTACCACAACAATGACCCTATCTCAGCCAAAGGGCTTTGCCAAAAAGTGGATGCTCGCTACCTCATTCAAAACCCGCCTGCACTTTACTTAACCACAGAAGAGATGGATGAAGTAAGCGCGCTTCCTTTTATGCGAGATGTTCACCCTTACCATAAAAAAGATGGCGCGGTTAAAGCGCTGGAGACGATTAAATTTTCCATTTCAACGCATCAAGGCTGTTATGGTGAATGCAGCTTTTGCGCAATTAGCGTACATCAAGGCAGAACCATCAGAAGCCGTAGTGAAGATTCCATTCTCAAAGAAGCAAAACACTTTACCACGTACAAGGATTTTAAAGGCATTATCTCCGATCTTGGAGGACCAACGGCAAATATGTACGGTTACGAGTGTTCTAAAAAACTCTCCAAAGGAACATGTGAAGATAAAAGTTGTATGTTCCCAAAACTCTGCAAAGCACTCAAACCAACGCATAAAAAACAACTTGATCTCCTACGCAAAGTAAGAGCACTCCCCGGCATTAAAAAAGCGTTTGTCGCTTCGGGTATTCGTTATGATCTTATTAGCGATGATAAGTCTTATGGGTATGAGTATCTTAAAGAGATTGTTGAGCATCACCTCAGCGGTCAGATGAAAATCGCCCCCGAGCACATCGACGATGAAATTTTAGCACTGATGGGGAAACCCGGAAAAGAGTCCTTAGTCGAGTTTAAAGCACTTTTTGATAGATTGAGCCGTGAGTCTGGTAAAAAACAGTTTTTAACCTACTACCTCATTGCCGCACACCCAGGTTGTGAAGAGAAGCACATGCACTCCTTAAAGCAGTTTGCGAGCAATGTGTTAAAAATCAATCCTGAACAAGCGCAGATCTTTACACCAACGCCTTCAACCTATGCAACACTCATGTACTATACAGGCTTACACCCTATAACGCGAAAGCCTCTTTTTGTGGAAAAAGATATGCACAAAAAAGAACGTCAAAAAGAGATCGTTGTCTCAAAAGAGCGCAAATTTTACAGTGGTTTTGATAGTTAA